One part of the Dyadobacter sp. 676 genome encodes these proteins:
- a CDS encoding RNA polymerase sigma-70 factor — MHDPLLNPETKRPGPFVSPVHEGKAPVSEIDSATFLKSAFEQNPGKGLELLFKRYYNPLCSHAVRFVYSKQIAEDLVSEVFFQFYRTKAYENITTSYTSYLFRSVRNECYTYMRREFGKTDTLEMNEEHPISTYHQQPDAEIHYNNLYLKVNEVIARLPMQCQKVFLLSRFENKKYHEIADELHISPKTVEVHISKALKHLRSALHGEWMISLCLTILSIL, encoded by the coding sequence ATGCACGATCCTTTGCTTAACCCGGAAACGAAGCGCCCTGGGCCATTTGTGTCCCCTGTACACGAAGGCAAGGCGCCTGTAAGTGAGATTGATTCTGCTACCTTTCTGAAATCGGCTTTTGAACAAAATCCGGGGAAGGGTCTGGAACTGCTGTTCAAGCGGTATTATAACCCGCTTTGCAGCCACGCGGTGCGGTTTGTGTATTCCAAACAAATTGCGGAGGATCTGGTAAGCGAGGTGTTCTTCCAGTTTTACCGCACGAAGGCATACGAGAACATCACGACGTCCTATACCAGCTACCTGTTTCGTTCCGTGCGTAACGAATGCTATACGTATATGCGTCGGGAGTTCGGAAAGACCGATACTCTTGAAATGAACGAGGAGCATCCGATCTCCACCTATCATCAGCAGCCTGATGCCGAAATCCATTATAATAATCTCTATCTGAAAGTCAATGAAGTGATTGCGCGGCTACCCATGCAGTGCCAGAAAGTGTTCCTGCTGAGCCGTTTCGAGAACAAGAAATACCATGAAATAGCGGATGAGCTACACATTTCGCCCAAAACAGTAGAAGTACATATCTCCAAGGCATTGAAGCACCTTCGCTCCGCCCTCCATGGCGAATGGATGATTTCGCTGTGTCTCACCATTTTGAGTATCCTCTAA
- a CDS encoding GMC family oxidoreductase, whose product MANINIDSKKARTYDAIVIGSGISGGWSAKELTEKGLKTLVLERGRDVQHIKDYPTTNMMPWEFEHRERLPKEIADANPIAARCYNFKESSMHFFAKDNEHPYIQEKPFDWLRGYQVGGKSLLWARQTQRWSKYDFEGPARDKFAVEWPIGYDDLAPWYSHVEKFAGITGNKDGIDALPDGEFLPPHELNCVEKYFKEQVAKQYRDRHIIIGRAAHITAPQQIHLDQGRAKCQHRTICERGCPFGGYFSSNASTIPWAMKTGNMTLRPHSVVHSIIYDDKKQKASGVRVIDANTRQMIEFYADIIFLNASALNSNLVLLNSTSSRFPNGLGNDNGLLGKYIAFHNYRATVSGEYEGFLDSTTDGRRPNGGYIPRFRNVYKQETDFLRGYAAGFGASRITYNDRNGLGESLKAGLHETKYGNWSVGSHMMGETIPKESNFVALDKNEKDPFGMPKLRISVDYDDNDEKMIRDYMEQVSEMFTKAGFTNVKTHDNHRNPGNDIHEMGGVRMGKDPKTSLLNKWNQLHHCKNVFVTDGACMTSTSTQNPSLTYMALSARAADYAVKQMKAKNL is encoded by the coding sequence ATGGCAAACATAAATATTGATAGTAAAAAAGCACGCACCTACGACGCCATTGTGATTGGCTCGGGGATTAGCGGTGGCTGGTCGGCGAAGGAGCTGACCGAAAAAGGATTGAAAACCCTCGTACTAGAACGTGGCCGGGATGTACAGCACATCAAGGACTATCCCACCACGAACATGATGCCCTGGGAATTCGAGCATCGCGAACGGCTTCCGAAGGAGATAGCCGATGCCAACCCGATTGCGGCACGCTGCTATAATTTCAAGGAATCGTCGATGCACTTTTTCGCGAAGGATAACGAGCATCCCTACATTCAGGAAAAGCCTTTCGACTGGCTAAGAGGCTATCAGGTGGGCGGCAAATCGCTGCTCTGGGCGCGGCAGACGCAGCGCTGGAGCAAGTACGACTTCGAAGGGCCGGCTCGCGACAAGTTCGCCGTAGAATGGCCGATCGGTTACGACGACCTGGCGCCCTGGTACAGCCATGTGGAGAAGTTCGCGGGTATTACCGGTAATAAAGACGGCATCGACGCATTGCCTGACGGCGAGTTCCTGCCCCCGCATGAACTCAACTGCGTGGAGAAGTATTTCAAAGAGCAGGTTGCGAAACAATACAGGGACCGTCACATTATCATCGGCCGTGCCGCGCATATTACCGCTCCGCAGCAGATACACCTCGATCAGGGGCGTGCCAAATGCCAGCACCGGACGATCTGCGAGCGCGGGTGCCCGTTCGGAGGGTATTTCAGCAGCAATGCTTCCACCATTCCGTGGGCGATGAAAACGGGCAATATGACGCTCCGCCCGCATTCGGTGGTGCATTCGATCATTTACGACGACAAAAAGCAAAAGGCTTCGGGTGTGCGCGTAATCGATGCGAATACCAGGCAAATGATCGAGTTCTATGCCGATATCATCTTTCTGAATGCGTCCGCATTGAACTCCAATCTGGTGTTGCTGAACTCGACGTCGAGCCGTTTTCCCAACGGGCTCGGTAACGACAACGGCCTGCTGGGCAAGTATATCGCATTTCACAATTACCGCGCCACCGTTTCCGGCGAGTACGAAGGTTTCCTCGACTCGACGACCGACGGCCGTCGACCGAATGGCGGCTACATTCCGCGTTTCCGAAATGTTTACAAGCAGGAGACCGACTTTTTGAGAGGCTACGCAGCAGGTTTCGGTGCCAGCCGCATTACCTACAACGATCGAAACGGCCTCGGTGAATCGCTGAAAGCCGGATTGCACGAGACGAAATATGGTAACTGGAGCGTTGGCTCGCACATGATGGGTGAGACAATTCCCAAAGAAAGTAACTTCGTGGCCCTCGATAAGAATGAAAAAGATCCGTTCGGAATGCCCAAGCTGAGGATCTCCGTCGATTATGACGACAACGACGAGAAGATGATCAGGGATTACATGGAACAGGTGAGCGAAATGTTTACCAAAGCAGGCTTCACGAACGTCAAAACCCACGACAATCATCGTAACCCCGGCAACGATATCCACGAAATGGGCGGCGTACGCATGGGCAAAGACCCGAAAACGTCGTTGCTCAACAAATGGAACCAGCTGCACCATTGCAAGAATGTGTTCGTGACCGACGGCGCTTGCATGACGTCGACTTCTACACAGAATCCCTCGCTTACCTATATGGCCCTTTCGGCCCGCGCCGCCGATTATGCGGTGAAGCAAATGAAGGCGAAGAATTTGTAA
- a CDS encoding gluconate 2-dehydrogenase subunit 3 family protein: MERRVALKNMAVAMGAMAGLPAWASGWNKSAVAKSGLLSADQSKNLTMIVETIIPKTDTPGAGELGVGDFVQKMVKDCYDAKAQASLSSGISNIDEQSVQRFGKSFADANKEQRLQILTEIEKGGDAAQKGFFSMVKNLTIQGYMTSEYVMTNITHYEMIPARYHGCVPVKKG; this comes from the coding sequence ATGGAAAGACGCGTTGCGCTTAAGAATATGGCAGTTGCCATGGGCGCCATGGCGGGTTTGCCTGCGTGGGCATCCGGTTGGAACAAAAGTGCGGTAGCGAAGAGCGGGTTGCTTTCGGCAGACCAGTCCAAAAACCTCACGATGATCGTCGAAACCATTATCCCCAAAACCGATACGCCGGGCGCGGGTGAGTTGGGGGTAGGTGATTTTGTGCAAAAGATGGTTAAGGATTGCTACGACGCCAAAGCGCAGGCCAGCCTTTCAAGCGGCATTTCGAACATCGACGAGCAGAGCGTGCAGCGTTTCGGCAAGTCGTTCGCGGATGCAAACAAGGAGCAGCGCCTCCAAATCCTGACGGAGATCGAAAAAGGCGGCGACGCGGCTCAGAAAGGATTTTTCAGTATGGTCAAAAACCTCACGATCCAGGGATATATGACCTCGGAATATGTGATGACCAACATTACCCATTACGAAATGATCCCCGCCCGTTACCACGGGTGTGTACCTGTTAAAAAGGGATAG
- a CDS encoding MFS transporter, with the protein MSSVSATRSDASYLFSAPVIVAALGYFVDIYDLLLFGIVRLPSLAALGLSEADISITGASILNWQMTGLLLGGILWGVLGDKKGRLSVLFGSIITYSLANIACGFVQDVTVYKLLRFIAGVGLAGELGAGITLVSEILPKHLRAIGTSLVAGIGLLGAVVAYFTVEFFNWRYAYFIGGGLGISLLLLRIGVFESGIFKDIKEKEHVEKGNFFALFNNRDRLGRYLRCIGIGLPTWFVIGILATFSNEFGKALGIDEPIKPGLSIMWCYVGLSAGDLCSGFISHWLESRKKAVFYLMIFTLIGSIVYLFAGIKSASLFYLVATLLGFGIGYWAMFVTIGAEQFGTNLRATAATTVPNMVRGTVVGMTTLFAIFKDSFTVIQAGALVGLICFAIGIFCILTIPETHGRDLDFLEE; encoded by the coding sequence ATGTCATCCGTTTCCGCAACGCGCTCAGATGCTTCCTACCTTTTCAGTGCTCCCGTTATAGTCGCTGCCCTTGGTTATTTTGTTGATATTTACGATTTGCTCCTTTTCGGGATCGTCCGGCTGCCCAGCCTGGCCGCATTAGGGCTCTCGGAAGCGGATATTTCCATTACCGGCGCCAGTATTCTGAACTGGCAGATGACGGGGCTGTTGCTCGGCGGTATCCTCTGGGGTGTTTTGGGGGATAAAAAGGGCCGGCTTTCCGTACTTTTTGGCTCCATTATCACCTATTCGCTTGCTAATATCGCCTGCGGTTTTGTGCAGGACGTTACGGTTTACAAGTTACTCCGTTTTATCGCGGGCGTCGGTCTGGCGGGCGAGCTGGGCGCGGGCATTACATTGGTGTCGGAAATCCTCCCCAAGCATTTGCGTGCGATCGGAACGTCGCTGGTCGCCGGCATCGGTTTGCTCGGTGCTGTGGTAGCCTATTTTACGGTCGAGTTTTTCAACTGGCGGTACGCCTATTTTATCGGCGGCGGACTGGGAATTTCGCTGCTGCTTCTGCGGATCGGCGTGTTCGAATCGGGGATTTTCAAGGATATTAAAGAAAAGGAGCATGTCGAAAAAGGTAACTTTTTCGCGTTGTTCAATAACCGGGACCGGCTTGGGCGCTACCTGCGGTGCATCGGTATCGGGCTGCCTACATGGTTTGTGATCGGTATTCTGGCCACATTCAGCAACGAGTTCGGTAAGGCCCTGGGCATCGACGAGCCCATCAAACCCGGCCTTTCGATTATGTGGTGCTATGTTGGCCTTTCGGCGGGCGATCTTTGCAGCGGGTTCATCAGTCACTGGCTCGAATCGCGTAAAAAGGCGGTCTTTTATTTAATGATTTTTACATTGATCGGCAGCATTGTCTACCTGTTCGCGGGTATCAAATCGGCTTCGCTGTTCTACCTCGTGGCTACGTTGCTCGGATTCGGAATCGGTTACTGGGCTATGTTCGTGACCATCGGCGCAGAGCAGTTCGGGACCAACCTGCGTGCTACGGCCGCCACTACCGTTCCCAATATGGTGCGTGGGACCGTAGTAGGAATGACTACATTATTTGCTATTTTTAAAGATTCTTTTACCGTCATTCAGGCCGGGGCGCTCGTGGGGCTGATCTGTTTTGCAATAGGTATCTTCTGCATTCTCACAATCCCCGAAACGCATGGCCGCGATCTGGACTTTTTGGAAGAGTGA
- a CDS encoding lipocalin family protein — protein MKTPSMKNLANYLMLFVCAATMLACSKDSDDPAPQTPSGNAVEGTWKIKAMTVDPAQNGISDVLAFYEALTDKKCLSETELTFKSNGTIGAKVPIGCDDVLDEADIVDDASKWAVKDKKIVLTEGTDVTEFDLETGATEMKWSTTEEEDGVKYKMTIVFKKI, from the coding sequence ATGAAAACACCATCCATGAAAAATCTGGCGAATTACCTGATGTTATTCGTATGCGCGGCAACAATGCTGGCTTGCAGCAAAGATTCCGACGATCCGGCTCCCCAAACGCCTTCCGGCAATGCCGTGGAAGGCACCTGGAAAATCAAGGCAATGACGGTGGACCCGGCCCAGAACGGCATTTCCGACGTGCTCGCGTTCTACGAAGCGCTTACCGATAAGAAATGCTTGTCGGAAACCGAGCTCACTTTCAAAAGCAATGGTACAATCGGCGCGAAAGTACCGATCGGCTGCGACGATGTGCTCGACGAAGCGGATATTGTCGACGATGCCTCCAAATGGGCGGTTAAAGACAAGAAAATAGTGCTCACCGAAGGCACGGACGTCACAGAATTTGACCTTGAAACCGGTGCGACCGAAATGAAATGGTCGACAACGGAGGAAGAAGACGGCGTCAAATATAAAATGACCATCGTATTCAAGAAGATATAG
- a CDS encoding FAD-dependent oxidoreductase → MRKLRLLVAIFISQVIPGALFAQSYEADVIVYGGTCAAVTAAVQVVRSGKTVLVVSPDKHLGGLSSGGLGFTDTGNKSVIGGLAREFYHRVYLHYDKPEGWHWQKKEEYGNKGQGTVAMDGAERTMWIFEPHVAEQVFEDFVKENNIKVYRDEWLDRSKSGVQKSNGRIASFKTLSGKTFKGKMFIDATYEGDLMAAAGVKYHVGREANSVYNEQWNGIQAGVFQHRHYFAKNISPYKVEGDPKSGLLPYVSGEKIGKNGEGDNKIQAYCFRMCLSSHPDNRIPFAKPEGYDPGKYELLARVYKAGWTETFDKYDPIPNRKTDTNNHGPFSTDFIGQNYDYPDASYERRKEIIKEHELYQKGLMYFLANDPAVPADVRAKMNEWGLPKDEFKDNGGWPHQIYVREARRMLGQSVMTENETLGKKPVEQSVGMGSYSLDAHNAQRYVKEDGFVQNEGDIGVHPKQPYGISYGSIIPKKAECENLLVPVCVSASHIAYGSIRMEPVFMILGQSAATAAVQAIDAKVAVQDVDYGKLKARLLKDKQKLEL, encoded by the coding sequence ATGAGAAAATTACGCTTACTGGTTGCAATCTTCATTTCCCAGGTAATACCCGGGGCACTTTTCGCACAATCGTATGAAGCCGACGTGATCGTTTACGGCGGCACTTGTGCGGCTGTTACGGCGGCGGTGCAGGTGGTCAGATCGGGCAAAACGGTGCTCGTCGTTTCGCCCGACAAGCATTTGGGCGGGCTTTCGTCGGGCGGCCTTGGATTCACCGATACCGGCAACAAATCGGTGATCGGCGGATTGGCGCGCGAGTTTTATCATCGCGTTTACCTGCATTACGACAAACCCGAGGGCTGGCATTGGCAGAAAAAAGAAGAATATGGCAACAAGGGCCAGGGTACCGTGGCTATGGATGGCGCCGAGCGCACCATGTGGATCTTCGAACCACACGTGGCGGAGCAGGTCTTCGAGGATTTTGTGAAAGAAAACAATATCAAGGTCTATCGCGACGAATGGCTCGATCGCAGTAAAAGCGGCGTTCAGAAAAGCAACGGTCGCATTGCCTCTTTTAAAACTTTAAGCGGCAAGACATTCAAAGGCAAGATGTTCATCGACGCTACCTATGAGGGCGACCTCATGGCGGCGGCGGGCGTAAAATACCACGTGGGGCGCGAAGCCAACAGCGTTTATAACGAGCAATGGAACGGTATCCAGGCGGGCGTTTTCCAGCACAGGCATTATTTCGCGAAAAACATCAGCCCTTATAAAGTAGAAGGTGACCCCAAAAGCGGTTTGCTGCCTTATGTTTCGGGCGAGAAAATCGGTAAGAATGGGGAGGGGGACAACAAAATTCAGGCATATTGCTTCCGTATGTGCCTCTCGTCGCACCCCGACAACCGCATTCCGTTCGCGAAACCGGAAGGTTACGACCCGGGTAAGTACGAGTTGCTCGCACGCGTGTACAAGGCTGGCTGGACCGAAACATTCGACAAATACGACCCTATCCCCAACCGCAAAACCGACACCAACAACCACGGCCCGTTCAGCACCGACTTCATCGGGCAGAACTACGATTACCCCGATGCTTCCTACGAGCGCCGCAAGGAGATCATCAAAGAGCATGAGCTGTACCAGAAAGGCCTGATGTACTTCCTGGCCAATGACCCCGCGGTGCCGGCGGACGTCCGCGCGAAAATGAACGAGTGGGGGCTGCCGAAGGACGAATTCAAGGACAACGGCGGATGGCCGCACCAGATTTACGTCCGCGAGGCGCGCAGGATGCTCGGGCAGAGCGTGATGACCGAAAACGAGACCCTCGGCAAAAAGCCCGTCGAGCAATCGGTGGGAATGGGCTCGTATTCGCTCGATGCGCACAATGCGCAGCGCTATGTGAAGGAGGATGGTTTCGTGCAGAACGAAGGCGATATCGGCGTACATCCGAAACAGCCTTACGGCATTTCCTACGGTTCCATCATCCCGAAAAAGGCAGAATGTGAAAACCTGCTGGTACCGGTTTGCGTTTCGGCTTCGCACATTGCCTACGGCTCTATCCGGATGGAGCCGGTTTTCATGATTCTCGGGCAAAGCGCCGCCACGGCTGCCGTGCAGGCGATCGACGCCAAAGTGGCCGTTCAGGATGTGGATTACGGGAAGCTGAAAGCCCGGTTGCTGAAAGACAAACAGAAGCTGGAACTCTGA